One genomic segment of Dysosmobacter sp. Marseille-Q4140 includes these proteins:
- a CDS encoding winged helix-turn-helix transcriptional regulator translates to MQTTSLPHDHGQPMEQELQNMPSVENFQTLSDIFKQLGDGSRLRIFWLLCHCEECVVNLSAMVGMSSPAVSHHLKLLRAAGLIVNRRAGKEVYYTAANTQQAQLLHHMIEDLVVIACPSKQNL, encoded by the coding sequence ATGCAAACCACTTCTTTGCCTCACGACCATGGACAGCCCATGGAGCAAGAACTGCAGAATATGCCCAGTGTGGAGAATTTTCAGACGCTGTCAGATATTTTTAAGCAGCTGGGGGACGGCAGTCGCCTGCGTATTTTCTGGCTGCTGTGCCACTGCGAGGAATGTGTGGTCAATCTCTCCGCCATGGTAGGGATGAGCAGTCCGGCGGTATCCCATCACCTCAAACTACTGAGAGCCGCCGGTTTGATTGTCAACCGCAGGGCGGGAAAAGAAGTATATTATACCGCGGCAAACACACAGCAGGCTCAGCTGCTCCATCACATGATTGAAGACTTAGTGGTAATTGCCTGCCCATCAAAGCAAAATTTGTGA
- a CDS encoding LysR family transcriptional regulator: MELRVLKYFLAVAREENITKAAALLHLTQPTLSRQLMQLEEELGVQLFRRSRYHIELTEDGMLLRRRAQELVDLAEKTTREFTMRETELMGEIAIGAGETRSMSFLSRAMVSFRERYPKVTFRIFSATADDVKERLDTGLLDMGLLTEPVDVGRYAFCRMKERDRWGVLVRLDSPLAGLDSVTPDDLEQVPLIISGRERVQRELANWFGDRWERLQIAASFNLILNAANMVRYGVGTALSFDLNFSFDDLRFIPLSPTMDTGTVLVWKKDLVLTPVVEAFHQHIKNVQ, encoded by the coding sequence ATGGAACTTCGTGTCTTGAAATATTTTCTGGCGGTGGCCAGGGAGGAAAACATTACTAAGGCAGCAGCTCTGCTTCACCTGACCCAGCCCACCCTCTCCCGGCAGTTGATGCAGCTGGAGGAGGAGTTGGGGGTACAGCTTTTTCGCCGCAGCCGATATCACATTGAACTGACGGAAGACGGAATGCTGCTGCGCCGCCGTGCGCAGGAGTTGGTGGATCTGGCAGAAAAGACGACCAGGGAGTTTACCATGCGTGAAACAGAGCTGATGGGAGAAATCGCCATTGGTGCAGGAGAGACCCGAAGCATGTCCTTCCTCTCCCGCGCCATGGTTTCTTTCCGGGAACGCTATCCCAAGGTCACCTTCCGAATTTTCAGCGCCACCGCCGACGATGTGAAGGAACGGTTGGACACGGGCCTTTTGGATATGGGCCTTCTGACAGAACCAGTGGATGTAGGGCGATATGCGTTCTGCCGAATGAAAGAACGTGATCGTTGGGGGGTATTGGTGCGCCTGGACTCTCCGCTCGCCGGACTGGATTCCGTCACACCCGATGATCTGGAACAGGTTCCGTTGATTATCAGCGGCCGTGAGCGTGTCCAGAGGGAGTTAGCCAACTGGTTTGGTGACCGATGGGAGCGGCTGCAGATTGCCGCCAGCTTTAATCTGATCCTCAACGCAGCCAACATGGTACGCTATGGTGTGGGAACCGCGCTGAGTTTTGATTTGAATTTTTCTTTTGATGATCTCCGATTCATACCGCTTTCTCCCACGATGGACACAGGAACCGTCCTGGTCTGGAAGAAGGATCTGGTACTGACACCGGTGGTGGAGGCCTTCCATCAGCATATCAAAAATGTGCAATAG
- a CDS encoding aldo/keto reductase: MRYTKLGKSDLNVSRICMGCMGFGDAQNGQHSWTIDEAHSREIIKRGLELGVNFFDTAIGYQSGTSEQYVGRALRDFAKRDEVVVATKFLPRTNEEIEAGISGQEHIRRMLDKSLQNLGMDHVDLYIYHMWDHQTPLYDIMEGLNNAVKAGKARYIGISNCFAWQLAKANALAEKEGFTKFVSVQGHYNLIFREEEREMAPYCREENIAMTPYSALAGGRLSKRSGETSKRLQEDSYAQLKYGAAHDQDAPILTRVAELADRRGVSMTEISLAWLLTRVTALVVGATKLHHIEGAAKAVDLALTVEECAYLEELYTPHPLVGVMAQNTIAAAKKDHVWSTGNQII; this comes from the coding sequence ATGAGATATACAAAACTGGGCAAATCTGATTTAAATGTCTCCCGTATCTGCATGGGGTGCATGGGCTTCGGAGACGCCCAAAACGGTCAGCACTCCTGGACCATTGACGAGGCGCATTCCCGGGAGATCATCAAGCGAGGACTGGAGCTTGGGGTTAATTTTTTTGACACCGCCATTGGCTACCAGAGTGGCACCAGCGAGCAGTATGTGGGCCGGGCCCTGCGGGACTTTGCCAAGCGGGACGAGGTGGTGGTAGCTACTAAGTTCCTGCCCCGCACCAATGAGGAAATTGAGGCCGGCATCAGCGGCCAGGAGCACATTCGGCGGATGCTGGACAAGAGCCTTCAGAACCTGGGGATGGACCATGTAGATCTCTATATCTATCACATGTGGGATCACCAGACGCCCCTTTATGACATCATGGAGGGACTGAACAACGCTGTAAAGGCGGGCAAGGCTCGGTATATCGGCATTTCCAACTGCTTTGCCTGGCAGCTCGCCAAGGCCAACGCCTTGGCGGAGAAAGAGGGCTTTACCAAATTTGTCTCCGTTCAGGGGCACTACAACTTGATCTTCCGGGAAGAGGAACGGGAGATGGCACCCTACTGCCGGGAGGAGAACATTGCCATGACCCCTTACAGCGCTCTGGCCGGCGGGCGGCTTTCCAAGCGCTCCGGTGAGACCTCCAAGCGGCTTCAGGAGGACAGCTACGCCCAACTCAAATACGGCGCGGCTCACGATCAGGACGCTCCCATTTTGACCCGGGTGGCGGAGCTGGCGGACCGCCGGGGCGTTTCCATGACAGAAATCTCCCTGGCCTGGCTGCTGACCCGTGTTACCGCTCTGGTGGTTGGAGCTACAAAACTCCATCACATCGAAGGGGCCGCCAAGGCGGTGGATCTCGCCCTGACGGTGGAGGAGTGTGCCTACCTGGAGGAGCTTTACACCCCCCATCCGCTGGTGGGTGTCATGGCCCAGAACACGATTGCTGCAGCGAAAAAGGACCATGTCTGGTCTACCGGCAATCAGATTATCTGA
- a CDS encoding helix-turn-helix transcriptional regulator, with protein sequence MKQQEPTHVTQQLQDVPAGGLTIVRNSPSGQEYVLLTGQFSAKTVGKGKIEAYHVFPGVDASYNLLSAAEITVHHAASSSVLELFYCRNGRVGWNMRGGTAVYLGAGDLTAHSSACCADSAMMFPLGYAEGISLSIDLPVLDANCPEILKESGLDLPTIQSTFCGEKPVAIPACPELEGIFAPLYSAPSFRRRAYLQLKIQELLLYLSDVEPEKHALTQYGSQQTELIKEIHRQLTEHLDQRFTIEALSKQYLINTSTLKEVFKTVYGLPIATYMKEYRMAQAMKLLRETRIPISEIADRVGYETQGKFSKAFKDVTQILPTEYRRTQDSNWND encoded by the coding sequence ATGAAACAACAGGAACCCACACATGTCACACAGCAATTACAGGATGTTCCGGCCGGAGGCCTGACAATCGTTCGCAATTCTCCATCCGGTCAGGAGTATGTCCTTCTAACCGGGCAATTTTCTGCAAAAACAGTTGGAAAAGGGAAAATAGAAGCCTACCATGTATTCCCCGGCGTCGACGCTTCCTACAACCTGCTGTCAGCTGCGGAAATCACCGTACACCACGCTGCTTCCTCCTCTGTTCTGGAGCTGTTCTACTGCCGTAACGGCCGTGTAGGCTGGAATATGCGGGGTGGCACAGCGGTCTATTTGGGTGCCGGAGATCTCACCGCTCACAGCTCCGCTTGCTGTGCGGACTCGGCCATGATGTTTCCGTTGGGCTATGCGGAGGGCATTTCTCTTTCCATCGATTTGCCGGTCCTGGACGCAAATTGCCCGGAAATTCTAAAAGAGTCCGGCTTGGATCTTCCAACCATACAAAGCACCTTTTGCGGTGAAAAACCGGTAGCTATCCCGGCCTGCCCGGAACTGGAAGGGATCTTTGCGCCCCTGTATTCAGCCCCCTCTTTCCGGCGCAGGGCTTACTTACAGCTCAAAATCCAGGAGTTGCTGCTCTATCTCTCGGATGTGGAGCCCGAAAAGCATGCACTGACGCAATACGGTTCTCAACAGACGGAACTGATCAAGGAAATCCACCGTCAGCTGACAGAACATTTGGATCAGCGGTTTACCATTGAGGCACTCTCCAAGCAATACCTCATCAACACCTCCACGCTGAAGGAAGTCTTTAAGACCGTATATGGCCTGCCCATTGCCACTTACATGAAAGAATACCGCATGGCACAGGCCATGAAACTGCTGAGAGAAACCAGGATTCCGATCTCCGAAATCGCAGATCGGGTGGGCTACGAAACCCAAGGGAAATTTTCAAAAGCATTCAAAGATGTGACACAGATACTCCCAACCGAGTATCGTCGTACCCAGGATTCCAATTGGAACGATTAA
- a CDS encoding MerR family transcriptional regulator, with protein sequence MTKQEASERYQIPMHILSEYESWGLCGAVKEVMGAWQYDDTDLERLSTILTLHDLGFTTSEVETYMRLLLEQPHTEEQRLRMLEEKRTAALDEIHFKERQLQRLDYLRHEIRKTQTTPGGGTKK encoded by the coding sequence ATGACGAAACAGGAGGCAAGCGAGCGCTACCAGATCCCCATGCACATCCTGAGCGAATATGAAAGCTGGGGGCTCTGCGGGGCGGTAAAAGAAGTGATGGGGGCCTGGCAGTACGACGACACGGATCTGGAACGGCTGAGCACCATCCTGACGCTCCATGACCTGGGCTTTACCACATCGGAGGTGGAGACTTATATGCGCCTGCTCCTGGAGCAGCCCCACACGGAGGAGCAACGACTCAGAATGCTGGAGGAAAAGCGCACAGCTGCTCTGGATGAGATACACTTTAAGGAGCGCCAGCTCCAGCGGCTGGATTACCTGCGCCATGAGATACGCAAGACACAAACCACGCCAGGAGGAGGCACCAAAAAATGA
- a CDS encoding NAD(P)H-dependent oxidoreductase produces MRSKEVSSMNALVAYFSASGTTAKAAKVLAKAADADLYEIKPAIPYTRADLNWMDKGSRSSVEMSDKHSRPALADTDAPIAGHDVIFLGFPIWWYVAPTIVNTFLESYDFTGKTIILFATSGGSGLGKSAVSLRASVPGARIVDGRLLNGRLNADELKTWVSGLKL; encoded by the coding sequence ATGAGGTCAAAGGAGGTTTCATCTATGAACGCATTGGTTGCTTATTTCTCCGCCAGCGGTACCACCGCTAAGGCGGCAAAGGTCCTGGCAAAGGCCGCAGATGCTGACCTTTATGAAATCAAACCCGCAATTCCCTACACAAGAGCGGACCTGAACTGGATGGACAAGGGCTCCCGCAGCAGTGTGGAGATGAGCGACAAGCACTCCCGTCCGGCCCTGGCCGATACGGATGCCCCCATTGCTGGGCACGATGTCATTTTCCTGGGCTTTCCTATCTGGTGGTATGTTGCTCCCACTATTGTCAACACCTTCCTGGAGAGTTACGACTTTACCGGCAAGACCATTATCCTTTTTGCCACCTCCGGCGGCAGCGGGCTGGGCAAATCGGCTGTTAGCCTGCGCGCCAGTGTGCCCGGTGCCAGGATCGTGGATGGACGATTACTCAACGGACGGCTGAACGCGGACGAACTGAAAACATGGGTGTCCGGGTTGAAACTCTGA